Proteins from one Monodelphis domestica isolate mMonDom1 chromosome 6, mMonDom1.pri, whole genome shotgun sequence genomic window:
- the S100P gene encoding protein S100-P translates to MSELEMAMGMLIDVFDRYSSTEGNKDTLTKAELKTLIEKEFPNFVKNSKDKDAVDKLFKNLDDNGDSQVDFNEFIIFVAALTCACHKICHEKGPK, encoded by the exons ATGTCGGAACTGGAAATGGCCATGGGAATGCTCATTGATGTCTTTGATCGGTACTCATCGACTGAAGGCAATAAGGACACTCTGACTAAAGCAGAACTAAAGACACTAATTGAAAAAGAGTTCCCAAACTTTGTTAAG aatTCTAAAGATAAAGATGCAGTTGACAAACTTTTCAAGAACCTGGATGACAATGGGGATTCTCAAGTAGACTTCAATGAATTTATCATCTTCGTGGCTGCCCTGACTTGTGCCTGTCATAAAATTTGTCATGAGAAAGGACCCAAGTGA